The following are encoded together in the Tepidiforma bonchosmolovskayae genome:
- a CDS encoding SDR family NAD(P)-dependent oxidoreductase, producing MQDLAGKVAVVTGAASGIGLALATRFAEEGAAVVLADIEAEPLAIAEAGLRQKGARTLAVRTNVLADADVEALADAAYRAFGAVHILCNNAGVSGGAGVPIWEAPQADFDWVFGVNFHGVLRGIRAFVPRMIAGGEEGHIVNTASAAGLLTGADAYSISKHAVVCLTEGLYKQFRLMNLKLSASVLCPGWVNTQILDAERNRPAEFGPARTADLPAEARQRRAVVESLLRQGFPPEEVAAQVVDAIKNDTFYIFPMQDYIWQAVRQRFEGVINRTNPVATGPLR from the coding sequence ATGCAGGACCTGGCGGGAAAAGTCGCCGTCGTCACCGGGGCCGCGAGCGGCATCGGCCTCGCCCTCGCCACCCGCTTCGCTGAGGAGGGCGCCGCCGTCGTCCTCGCCGACATCGAAGCCGAGCCTCTCGCCATCGCCGAAGCCGGCCTCCGCCAGAAGGGCGCCCGGACCCTCGCCGTCCGCACCAACGTCCTCGCCGACGCCGACGTCGAGGCCCTCGCCGATGCCGCCTACCGGGCCTTCGGCGCCGTCCACATCCTCTGCAATAACGCCGGCGTCTCCGGCGGTGCCGGCGTTCCCATCTGGGAAGCTCCCCAGGCCGACTTCGACTGGGTGTTCGGTGTCAACTTCCACGGCGTCCTCCGCGGCATCCGCGCCTTCGTTCCCCGCATGATCGCCGGCGGCGAAGAGGGCCACATCGTGAACACCGCCTCGGCTGCCGGCCTCCTCACCGGCGCCGATGCCTACTCCATCTCCAAGCACGCCGTCGTCTGCCTCACCGAGGGGCTCTACAAGCAGTTCCGGCTCATGAACCTGAAGCTCTCCGCCTCCGTCCTCTGCCCGGGCTGGGTCAACACCCAGATCCTCGATGCCGAGCGGAACCGCCCCGCCGAGTTCGGCCCCGCCCGCACCGCCGACCTCCCCGCAGAAGCCCGCCAGCGCCGCGCCGTCGTCGAATCCCTCCTCCGCCAGGGCTTCCCGCCCGAAGAGGTCGCCGCGCAGGTGGTCGACGCCATCAAGAACGACACCTTCTACATCTTCCCGATGCAGGACTACATCTGGCAGGCGGTCAGGCAGCGCTTCGAGGGCGTCATCAACCGCACGAACCCCGTCGCGACCGGTCCCCTCCGGTAG
- a CDS encoding LysM peptidoglycan-binding domain-containing protein: MLPHTPPAAANRAPFLRRILLAMLAAAAAAPLAVASARTHEVQPGETLSAIALRYGVDVDALAAANGIANPDLIFAGQLLTIAESSPAVPPPGGAVAPPAARSYVVEPGDTLSSIALAHGTTVHAVAEANGIDDHDRIFAGQLLVIPAPTRAPADPAVSRPAIEALLRAAAAEYGIPPSVLLGLAWLESGWNQAMVSPAGAVGIMQLMPATAEWGLEYLAPGAVNWRTEPADNIRLGAAVFAHMLWQAGGDLKIALAFYYQGWWSIEQFGIFDETLQYVANVLAIASGFDD, from the coding sequence ATGCTGCCGCACACCCCGCCCGCGGCGGCGAACCGGGCGCCGTTCCTCCGCCGCATCCTCCTCGCGATGCTGGCGGCGGCCGCTGCTGCGCCACTCGCCGTCGCCAGCGCCCGCACCCACGAAGTCCAGCCCGGCGAAACCCTCTCCGCCATCGCCCTGCGCTACGGCGTCGATGTCGACGCCCTCGCCGCCGCCAACGGCATCGCCAACCCCGATCTCATCTTCGCCGGCCAGCTGCTCACCATCGCCGAATCGTCGCCCGCCGTCCCCCCGCCCGGCGGCGCCGTTGCCCCTCCGGCCGCCCGCAGCTACGTCGTCGAACCCGGCGATACCCTCTCCTCCATCGCCCTCGCCCATGGCACCACGGTCCACGCCGTCGCCGAGGCGAACGGCATCGACGACCACGACCGCATCTTCGCGGGCCAGCTGCTCGTGATCCCCGCGCCCACCCGCGCGCCCGCGGACCCCGCCGTCTCCCGCCCCGCCATCGAGGCGCTCCTCCGCGCGGCCGCCGCCGAATACGGCATCCCGCCGTCCGTCCTTCTCGGGCTCGCCTGGCTCGAGAGCGGCTGGAACCAGGCGATGGTCAGCCCTGCAGGCGCCGTCGGCATCATGCAGCTCATGCCCGCCACCGCCGAGTGGGGCCTCGAATACCTCGCTCCCGGCGCCGTCAACTGGCGCACCGAGCCCGCCGACAACATCCGCCTCGGCGCCGCGGTCTTCGCCCACATGCTCTGGCAGGCCGGCGGCGACCTCAAAATCGCGCTCGCCTTCTACTACCAGGGCTGGTGGAGCATCGAGCAGTTCGGCATCTTCGACGAAACGCTCCAGTACGTCGCCAACGTCCTCGCGATTGCGTCCGGCTTCGACGACTGA
- a CDS encoding carbon-nitrogen hydrolase family protein produces the protein MEPFRVGLCQVPAYPLERAEENWTAILAALDEAGRQGAQLVGLPECSYPAYYVRDERPYDRPGVRPFAEVSAALAAKCRQWGYWLAAGLAVPHPDGSLTNSGLVFDPAGEIRGRYDKSFLWHFDARWFRRGREFPVWDAGFARFGVLICADARQPEVARALAVNGAEVILDLTAWVAWGRTMAELSTTQCEYLVPVRAFENGVWIAAADRYGPEGTSLVYAGRSSVYDPEGVTRFCAPADVGTTVVFEIEPMRVERPARRPGLYRRLTEPTASLPVMELLGQAVVPPAESRRVAVVPSRPAFDPEAVLAAYLDQREQDADLVVIGGAPAAEGWEAALPRLEAAVRERGGSVLFGVAGDGGRPRQTAVLVHPGGIVVHEASHGRGIATGETLPPVVATPAGRVGILCGEEGYVPEVARILMLEGAEVLAWTHFADAPMTEQVARARSDENRVYTAVAGPETGIIVAPHGAPMTIAPRGSGLAMAAQVNPAMTRWKDMAPGTNALTDRIPEAYGVLTA, from the coding sequence GTGGAACCGTTTCGGGTGGGACTGTGCCAGGTGCCGGCGTATCCGCTGGAGCGGGCGGAAGAGAACTGGACCGCGATCCTCGCGGCGCTCGATGAGGCCGGCCGCCAGGGCGCGCAGCTCGTGGGGCTGCCGGAGTGCTCCTACCCGGCCTACTACGTGCGCGACGAGCGCCCGTACGACCGGCCGGGGGTGCGCCCGTTTGCCGAGGTCTCGGCGGCGCTGGCCGCGAAGTGCCGGCAGTGGGGGTACTGGCTGGCCGCGGGGCTCGCCGTGCCGCACCCGGACGGCAGCCTGACCAACAGCGGGCTGGTGTTCGACCCCGCCGGCGAGATTCGCGGGCGGTACGACAAGAGTTTCCTCTGGCATTTCGATGCGCGCTGGTTCCGGCGAGGGCGGGAGTTCCCGGTGTGGGATGCGGGCTTCGCCCGGTTCGGCGTCCTCATCTGCGCGGACGCGCGCCAGCCGGAAGTGGCCCGGGCGCTGGCCGTCAACGGGGCGGAGGTGATCCTCGACCTGACCGCGTGGGTCGCGTGGGGACGGACGATGGCGGAGCTTTCGACCACGCAGTGCGAGTACCTGGTGCCGGTGCGGGCGTTCGAGAACGGCGTGTGGATTGCGGCGGCCGACCGGTACGGCCCGGAGGGCACGTCGCTGGTGTACGCCGGGCGGTCATCGGTGTACGACCCGGAGGGGGTGACGCGGTTCTGCGCGCCGGCCGATGTGGGGACCACGGTGGTGTTCGAGATCGAGCCGATGCGCGTCGAGCGCCCCGCACGCCGTCCCGGGCTGTACCGGCGACTGACCGAGCCGACGGCGTCACTGCCGGTGATGGAGCTGCTGGGGCAGGCGGTGGTGCCGCCGGCGGAGAGCCGGCGGGTCGCGGTGGTGCCCTCGCGGCCGGCGTTCGACCCCGAGGCGGTGCTGGCAGCCTACCTGGACCAGCGGGAGCAGGATGCAGACCTGGTGGTCATCGGCGGGGCGCCGGCGGCGGAGGGCTGGGAGGCGGCGCTGCCCCGGCTGGAGGCGGCCGTCCGGGAGCGCGGCGGGAGCGTGCTCTTCGGCGTTGCCGGCGACGGCGGGCGGCCGCGGCAGACGGCGGTGCTCGTGCACCCGGGCGGGATAGTGGTGCACGAGGCATCGCACGGGCGGGGGATCGCGACGGGCGAGACGCTGCCGCCGGTGGTGGCAACCCCTGCGGGGCGGGTCGGCATCCTCTGCGGGGAGGAGGGGTACGTGCCGGAGGTGGCGCGCATCTTGATGCTCGAGGGCGCGGAGGTGCTGGCCTGGACGCACTTCGCGGATGCGCCGATGACGGAGCAGGTGGCCCGGGCGCGGAGCGACGAGAACCGGGTCTACACCGCGGTCGCGGGGCCGGAGACCGGGATCATCGTGGCGCCGCACGGGGCGCCGATGACGATTGCCCCGCGGGGGAGCGGGCTGGCGATGGCGGCCCAGGTGAACCCGGCGATGACGCGCTGGAAGGACATGGCGCCGGGCACGAATGCGCTGACCGACCGGATCCCGGAGGCGTACGGGGTCCTGACGGCGTAG
- a CDS encoding glycosyltransferase, with protein MRIAMVSAHTSPLAPLGGRETGGMNVYVLELSRELARLGYEVDIFTRLDGDLPPVEPVAPGLRLVRLPAGPAAPIEKEAIVRHLPEFVRGLRAFAFSGPGYDLIHSHYWQSGWAGTILARQLRLPHVVMFHTLGEVKNRARFGEAEPTLRIRHERTIARRATAIVTASDHERQLLERYYGADPARMHTVPCGIDLDLFRPLPRAESRASLGLPLDRPILLWVGRLEKLKGLEILLDAVAGLERNDALLLIVGGDDRAAPLRAELEAQARALGIAGRVRFTGAVDHAALPRYYSAADVCVVPSFYESFGLVAVEAMACGTPVVASRVGGLVSTVIDGVTGYLIPWRCPEPFAEKLDVLLANPELRANFGRAARASVERFRWSTVGLRIADVYDAARERFAAPGAARPRAIAPEAWEAAIIASS; from the coding sequence ATGCGTATCGCAATGGTCTCCGCCCACACCAGCCCCCTCGCGCCCCTCGGCGGCCGCGAGACCGGCGGCATGAACGTCTACGTCCTCGAACTCTCCCGGGAGCTCGCCCGCCTCGGCTACGAAGTCGATATCTTCACCCGCCTCGACGGCGACCTCCCGCCCGTCGAACCCGTCGCCCCCGGCCTCCGCCTCGTCCGCCTCCCCGCCGGGCCGGCCGCACCCATCGAAAAAGAAGCGATCGTCCGCCACCTCCCCGAGTTCGTCCGCGGCCTCCGCGCATTCGCCTTCAGCGGCCCCGGCTACGACCTCATCCACTCCCACTACTGGCAGTCCGGCTGGGCCGGCACGATCCTCGCCCGCCAGCTCCGCCTCCCTCACGTCGTCATGTTCCACACCCTCGGCGAGGTCAAGAACCGCGCCCGCTTCGGCGAGGCCGAGCCCACCCTCCGCATCCGCCACGAACGCACCATCGCCCGCCGCGCCACCGCCATCGTCACCGCCAGCGACCACGAACGCCAGCTCCTCGAACGGTACTACGGCGCCGACCCTGCCCGCATGCATACCGTCCCCTGCGGCATCGACCTCGACCTCTTCCGCCCCCTCCCCCGCGCCGAATCCCGCGCCAGCCTCGGCCTCCCCCTCGACCGGCCCATCCTCCTCTGGGTCGGCCGCCTCGAAAAGCTCAAGGGCCTCGAAATCCTCCTCGATGCCGTCGCCGGCCTCGAACGCAACGACGCCCTCCTCCTCATCGTCGGCGGCGACGACCGCGCCGCGCCGCTTCGCGCCGAGCTCGAGGCCCAGGCCCGCGCCCTCGGCATCGCCGGCCGCGTCCGGTTCACCGGCGCCGTCGACCACGCCGCCCTTCCCCGCTACTACAGCGCCGCCGATGTCTGCGTCGTGCCCAGCTTCTACGAGAGCTTCGGCCTCGTCGCCGTCGAAGCCATGGCCTGCGGCACCCCTGTCGTCGCCTCCCGCGTGGGTGGCCTGGTCTCCACCGTCATCGATGGCGTCACCGGCTACCTCATCCCCTGGCGCTGCCCCGAGCCGTTCGCCGAAAAGCTCGATGTCCTCCTCGCCAACCCCGAGCTCCGCGCCAACTTCGGCCGCGCCGCCCGCGCCAGCGTCGAACGGTTCCGCTGGAGCACCGTCGGCCTCCGCATTGCCGACGTCTACGATGCCGCCCGCGAACGGTTCGCCGCGCCCGGCGCCGCCCGCCCGCGCGCCATCGCCCCCGAAGCCTGGGAAGCCGCCATCATCGCCAGCAGCTGA
- a CDS encoding HAD family hydrolase has product MTPRAIFFDLDDTLLDTSGGVQEAWRSTCAAFAPELGIEPARLESAIREQLISFWKDEAAVEHWRTRLHDARRHNVALALLRLQLDPAAAPRIADRYWDEQAARMRLFDDSLETLSRLREAGFRLGLLTNGPAEMQRWKLSRFPIAEHFDVIVIEGEFGHGKPHPRVFEHALEQVGARPAEAWHVGDNLYADIGGARRAGLHATWIHRDRLELTDDAPAIPDRVIAHLAELRAALDLEPAAPANP; this is encoded by the coding sequence GTGACCCCGCGCGCCATCTTCTTCGACCTCGACGATACGCTGCTCGATACCTCCGGCGGCGTGCAGGAAGCCTGGCGCAGCACCTGCGCCGCCTTCGCACCCGAACTCGGCATCGAACCGGCCCGCCTCGAATCCGCCATCCGCGAACAGCTCATCAGCTTCTGGAAAGACGAAGCCGCCGTCGAACACTGGCGCACCCGCCTCCACGACGCCCGCCGCCACAACGTCGCCCTCGCCCTCCTGCGCCTCCAGCTCGACCCCGCCGCCGCGCCGCGCATCGCCGACCGCTACTGGGATGAGCAGGCCGCCCGCATGCGCCTCTTCGACGACAGCCTCGAAACCCTCTCCCGCCTCCGGGAGGCCGGCTTCCGCCTCGGCCTCCTCACCAACGGCCCCGCCGAGATGCAGCGCTGGAAGCTCAGCCGCTTCCCCATCGCCGAGCACTTCGACGTCATCGTCATCGAGGGCGAATTCGGCCACGGCAAGCCCCACCCGCGCGTCTTCGAACACGCCCTCGAGCAGGTCGGCGCCCGCCCCGCTGAAGCCTGGCACGTCGGCGATAACCTCTACGCCGATATCGGCGGCGCCCGCCGCGCCGGCCTCCACGCCACCTGGATCCATCGTGACCGCCTCGAGCTGACCGACGACGCCCCGGCCATCCCCGACCGCGTCATCGCCCACCTTGCCGAGCTCCGGGCAGCCCTCGACCTCGAGCCTGCCGCCCCCGCGAACCCGTGA
- a CDS encoding SDR family oxidoreductase: MNVLVFGATGYIGSHLVPLLAERGHRVRAAARRLEVLQARPWAGIETVAADALRPDTLPAALAGVDAAYYLVHSMGAGRGFARLDHEAARNFRDAAAAAGVKRIIYLGGPRPQGPISEHLASRLATGETLRAGPVPVTELRAGLIVGPGSAGFEVIRDLVNHLPVMITPRWVRNRTRPIALDDLLAYLVGVLEHPETAGQVYDVAGPEVLTFRDLMAGYARVVGRPFRAIDVPFLTPRLSSLWLALVTSVPFNVARPLVEGLQTDLLPDDSAIRAVLPIPLHTYEEAVRAALERERQEPLPARWAEGALAYRGYNPDTSFYSRGETTTVPVDAPAELLWEVVRGIGGRTGYYYADTLWWLRGLLDRLVGGVGLRRGRRHPTDLRVGDTLDFWRVVALEPGRRLTLLAEMRLPGAAVLEFEVREKGPGRSELVTTARFHPNGVWGLLYWYALAPAHYFIFRRMPRAMARAAERRAAAAAAAPARDIA; encoded by the coding sequence GTGAACGTCCTCGTCTTCGGCGCCACCGGCTACATCGGCAGCCACCTCGTCCCGCTCCTCGCCGAACGCGGCCACCGCGTCCGCGCCGCGGCCCGCCGCCTCGAGGTGCTCCAGGCGCGCCCCTGGGCCGGCATCGAAACCGTCGCCGCCGATGCCCTCCGCCCCGACACCCTCCCCGCCGCCCTCGCCGGCGTCGATGCCGCCTACTACCTCGTCCACTCCATGGGCGCCGGACGCGGCTTCGCCCGCCTCGACCACGAAGCCGCCCGCAACTTCCGCGATGCCGCAGCCGCGGCCGGCGTCAAGCGGATCATCTACCTCGGCGGCCCCCGGCCGCAGGGTCCCATCTCCGAGCACCTCGCCTCCCGCCTCGCCACCGGCGAAACCCTCCGCGCGGGGCCCGTCCCGGTCACCGAACTCCGCGCCGGGCTGATCGTCGGTCCCGGCTCCGCCGGCTTCGAAGTCATCCGCGACCTCGTCAACCACCTGCCGGTCATGATCACCCCCCGCTGGGTCCGCAACCGCACCCGGCCGATCGCCCTCGATGACCTCCTCGCCTACCTCGTCGGGGTCCTCGAGCACCCCGAAACCGCCGGGCAGGTCTACGACGTCGCCGGCCCCGAGGTCCTCACCTTCCGCGACCTGATGGCCGGCTACGCCCGCGTCGTCGGCCGGCCCTTCCGCGCCATCGACGTGCCCTTCCTGACCCCGCGCCTCTCCTCCCTCTGGCTCGCCCTCGTCACGAGCGTCCCGTTCAACGTCGCCCGCCCCCTCGTCGAAGGCCTCCAGACCGACCTCCTTCCCGACGACTCCGCCATCCGCGCCGTCCTGCCCATCCCGCTCCACACCTACGAGGAGGCCGTGCGCGCCGCGCTCGAGCGGGAGCGGCAGGAGCCCCTGCCCGCCCGCTGGGCCGAGGGCGCCCTCGCCTACCGCGGCTACAACCCCGATACCTCCTTCTACTCCAGGGGCGAAACCACGACCGTCCCGGTCGATGCCCCTGCCGAACTCCTCTGGGAGGTGGTGCGGGGCATCGGCGGCCGCACAGGCTACTACTACGCCGATACCCTCTGGTGGCTCCGCGGCCTGCTCGACCGCCTCGTCGGCGGTGTCGGCCTCCGCCGCGGCCGCCGCCATCCGACCGACCTCCGTGTCGGCGATACCCTCGACTTCTGGCGCGTCGTCGCCCTCGAGCCCGGCCGGCGCCTCACGCTCCTCGCCGAGATGCGCCTGCCCGGCGCCGCCGTCCTCGAGTTCGAAGTGCGCGAAAAGGGCCCCGGCCGCTCAGAGCTGGTCACCACGGCCCGCTTCCACCCCAACGGCGTCTGGGGACTGCTCTACTGGTACGCCCTCGCGCCCGCCCACTACTTCATCTTCCGCCGCATGCCCCGCGCGATGGCCCGCGCCGCCGAGCGCCGCGCCGCCGCAGCCGCAGCCGCTCCCGCCCGCGACATCGCCTGA
- a CDS encoding YgaP-like transmembrane domain, with protein sequence MGLAKFMASTAGRLLRVVLGIVLVIVGVVVGGPAGWVIAIIGLVPIAAGAANVCLIGPVLGAPFKGSALRR encoded by the coding sequence ATGGGACTGGCGAAGTTCATGGCATCGACGGCGGGGCGGCTGCTGCGGGTGGTGCTCGGGATCGTCCTGGTTATCGTCGGCGTTGTGGTCGGCGGGCCGGCCGGCTGGGTGATCGCGATCATCGGGCTGGTGCCGATTGCGGCCGGGGCAGCGAACGTCTGCCTGATCGGGCCGGTGCTGGGGGCGCCGTTCAAGGGGTCAGCGCTGCGGCGGTAG
- a CDS encoding inositol-3-phosphate synthase → MDDRLNPAERIIRRFGGQSALAALLGRRQSTVQHWAKTGRIPAQWHGVLISLARQRGVILEPKDFVQPQPRPIEPPTGRLGVLLVGLGAVATTFIAGVENIRSRGAVPVGSLTQMGTIRLGKRTEKRSPLIKEFVPLASLDDLVFGAWDPIPDNAYEAALKAGVLDRHEHLDPIADFLRGIEPMPAAFDQRYVKRLHGTNVKSGRSKMELAEAIRQDIRDFKARNGCDRLVMIWCASTEVFMEPSAEHENLENFEAALEASSDAIAPSMLYAYAALMEGVPFANGAPNLTVDIPALVKLANDRGVPIGGKDFKTGQTLVKTVIAPMLKARMLGVAGWYSTNILGNRDGEVLDDPESFKTKEESKLGVLEYILQPDLYPQLYGNIYHKVRINYYPPRGDNKEGWDNIDIFGWLGYPMQIKIDFLCRDSILAAPLVLDLALFFDLAQRAGMKGIQEWLSFYFKSPQHAPTVYPEHDLFIQQTKLKNTLRWLMGEEQITHLGIEYYEEE, encoded by the coding sequence GTGGACGACCGGCTCAACCCCGCCGAACGCATCATCCGGCGCTTCGGCGGCCAGAGCGCCCTCGCCGCCCTCCTCGGCAGGCGCCAGAGCACCGTCCAACACTGGGCGAAAACCGGACGCATCCCTGCCCAATGGCACGGCGTCCTCATCTCCCTCGCCCGCCAACGAGGTGTCATCCTGGAACCCAAAGATTTCGTTCAGCCCCAGCCCCGTCCCATCGAGCCCCCAACCGGCCGCCTCGGCGTCCTCCTCGTCGGCCTCGGCGCCGTCGCTACCACCTTCATCGCCGGCGTCGAGAACATTCGCTCCCGCGGCGCCGTGCCCGTCGGCTCCCTTACCCAGATGGGCACCATCCGCCTCGGCAAGCGCACCGAAAAGCGCTCGCCCCTCATCAAGGAGTTCGTCCCCCTCGCCAGCCTCGACGACCTCGTCTTCGGCGCCTGGGACCCCATCCCCGATAACGCCTACGAGGCCGCCCTCAAGGCCGGCGTCCTCGACCGCCACGAGCACCTCGACCCCATCGCCGACTTCCTCCGCGGCATCGAACCGATGCCCGCCGCCTTCGACCAGCGCTACGTCAAGCGCCTCCACGGCACCAACGTGAAGTCCGGCCGCTCCAAGATGGAGCTCGCCGAAGCGATCCGCCAGGACATCCGCGACTTCAAGGCCCGCAACGGCTGCGACCGCCTCGTCATGATCTGGTGCGCCTCCACCGAGGTCTTCATGGAGCCCTCGGCCGAGCACGAAAACCTCGAAAACTTCGAAGCCGCCCTCGAGGCCAGCTCCGACGCCATCGCCCCCTCTATGCTCTACGCCTACGCCGCCCTCATGGAGGGCGTCCCCTTCGCCAACGGCGCCCCCAACCTCACCGTCGATATCCCCGCGCTGGTCAAGCTCGCCAACGACCGCGGCGTCCCCATCGGCGGCAAGGACTTCAAGACCGGCCAGACGCTCGTCAAGACCGTCATCGCGCCCATGCTCAAGGCACGCATGCTCGGCGTCGCCGGCTGGTACTCCACCAACATCCTCGGCAACCGCGACGGCGAAGTCCTCGACGACCCCGAGAGCTTCAAAACCAAGGAGGAATCCAAGCTCGGCGTCCTCGAGTACATCCTCCAGCCCGACCTCTACCCCCAGCTCTACGGCAACATCTACCACAAGGTCCGCATCAACTACTACCCGCCCCGCGGCGATAACAAAGAGGGCTGGGACAACATCGATATCTTCGGGTGGCTCGGCTACCCGATGCAGATCAAGATCGACTTCCTCTGCCGCGACTCCATCCTCGCGGCGCCCCTCGTCCTCGACCTCGCCCTCTTCTTCGACCTCGCCCAGCGCGCCGGCATGAAGGGCATCCAGGAGTGGCTCAGCTTCTACTTCAAGAGCCCCCAGCATGCGCCCACCGTCTACCCGGAGCACGACCTCTTCATCCAGCAGACCAAGCTGAAGAACACGCTCCGCTGGCTCATGGGCGAGGAGCAGATCACCCACCTCGGCATCGAGTACTACGAGGAGGAGTAG
- a CDS encoding PLP-dependent cysteine synthase family protein, with translation MPRYASIRELAGNTPVVELRSLSPRPGVRLFAKLEGQNPTGSIKDRIVIRILEAARASGALAPGQPIIEASTGNTGVALALWGRLLGHPVEVCVPESVYPEIEQLLAVYGARVRRVPRQAGIKSAREAARTIAAETGAHYFGQFDSDENVRAHEEWTAGEILADMAAVGGVDVFVAGIGTGGTITGVGRRLKEANPACQVLGVEPRLGVHVQGLKSLDDGFIPPILDESVLDGRILVGNRHAFSHARRAMLAEGLFGGISSGAVLHAAMRAASRLSRGNILVIFADGGWKYLGTDLWAADGEPAPNGPDDDPLDDILWW, from the coding sequence ATGCCCCGCTACGCCTCCATCCGCGAGCTCGCCGGCAACACCCCCGTCGTCGAACTCCGCTCCCTCTCGCCCCGCCCGGGCGTCCGCCTCTTCGCCAAGCTCGAAGGCCAGAACCCGACCGGCTCCATCAAGGACCGAATCGTCATCCGCATCCTCGAAGCCGCCCGCGCCAGCGGCGCCCTCGCCCCCGGCCAGCCGATCATCGAAGCCTCGACCGGCAACACCGGCGTCGCCCTCGCCCTCTGGGGCCGGCTCCTCGGCCACCCCGTTGAGGTCTGCGTCCCCGAATCCGTCTACCCCGAAATCGAGCAGCTCCTCGCCGTCTACGGCGCCCGCGTCCGCCGTGTCCCCCGCCAGGCCGGCATCAAATCCGCCCGCGAAGCCGCCCGCACCATCGCCGCCGAGACCGGCGCCCACTACTTCGGCCAGTTCGACAGCGACGAAAACGTCCGCGCCCACGAAGAGTGGACCGCCGGCGAAATCCTCGCCGATATGGCCGCCGTCGGCGGCGTCGATGTCTTCGTCGCCGGCATCGGCACCGGCGGCACCATCACCGGTGTCGGCCGCCGCCTCAAGGAGGCGAACCCCGCCTGTCAGGTCCTCGGCGTCGAACCCCGCCTCGGGGTCCATGTCCAGGGCCTCAAGTCCCTCGACGACGGCTTCATCCCGCCCATCCTCGATGAATCCGTGCTCGATGGCCGCATCCTTGTCGGCAACCGCCACGCCTTCTCCCACGCCCGCCGCGCCATGCTCGCCGAAGGCCTGTTCGGCGGTATCTCCAGCGGTGCCGTCCTCCATGCCGCCATGCGCGCTGCCTCCCGCCTCAGCCGCGGCAACATCCTCGTCATCTTCGCCGACGGCGGCTGGAAATACCTCGGCACCGACCTCTGGGCCGCCGACGGCGAGCCCGCGCCGAACGGCCCCGACGACGACCCCCTCGACGACATCCTCTGGTGGTAG
- a CDS encoding class I SAM-dependent methyltransferase, which translates to MMRRRRAVIAARERWLTGRWRLLARAAGSQAGQALLTPRAGRVIELLDLGPGKRYLDIGCGTAAYAHLLGDRAGCEEPPVCLDIAHGPGPVDVIGWPERLPFGDAAFDCISSFYFIRRFDDDVVHAFARELARVLAPGGRALVMEIAPVVNPLLNRLHAKLVSGGCPAVDLRGWGRLAATFSEAGYDAIDLVNAGPFLLPPVPRVGILLRKAPAEG; encoded by the coding sequence ATGATGCGGCGGCGCCGGGCGGTGATTGCTGCGCGGGAGCGCTGGCTGACGGGGCGCTGGCGGCTGCTGGCGCGGGCGGCAGGGTCGCAGGCGGGGCAGGCGCTGCTGACGCCGCGGGCCGGGCGGGTGATTGAGCTGCTCGACCTCGGGCCCGGGAAGCGGTACCTCGATATCGGCTGCGGGACGGCGGCTTACGCCCACCTGCTCGGCGACCGGGCGGGCTGCGAGGAGCCGCCGGTCTGCCTCGATATCGCGCACGGGCCGGGTCCGGTGGATGTGATCGGCTGGCCGGAGCGGCTGCCGTTCGGCGATGCGGCGTTCGACTGCATTTCGAGCTTCTACTTCATCCGGCGGTTCGATGACGATGTGGTCCACGCCTTCGCCCGGGAGCTGGCGCGGGTGCTGGCGCCGGGCGGCCGGGCGCTGGTCATGGAAATTGCGCCGGTGGTGAATCCGCTGCTGAACCGGCTGCACGCGAAGCTCGTCTCCGGCGGATGCCCGGCGGTGGACCTGCGCGGGTGGGGCAGGCTGGCGGCGACCTTCAGCGAGGCGGGGTACGACGCGATCGACCTGGTGAACGCCGGGCCGTTTCTGCTGCCGCCGGTGCCGCGGGTGGGGATTCTGCTGCGGAAGGCGCCGGCGGAGGGCTGA
- a CDS encoding MarR family winged helix-turn-helix transcriptional regulator, giving the protein MADLRMRAWRAFLEAHARVTTLLEDDLRRERGLPLAWYDVLVQLEEAEGHRLRMTELARRVLISKSGLTRLVDRMVAEGLVHRCLDDTDRRGRWVELTPAGFERLRDAAPRHLRGVRQYFTSELDEAAAATLAEVLGRIAAKAERELTARERQRSR; this is encoded by the coding sequence ATGGCTGACCTCCGGATGCGGGCGTGGCGGGCCTTCCTCGAGGCGCACGCCCGGGTGACCACGCTGCTGGAAGATGACCTCCGCCGGGAGCGCGGGCTGCCGCTGGCGTGGTACGACGTGCTGGTCCAGCTCGAAGAGGCGGAAGGCCACCGGCTGCGGATGACGGAGCTCGCGCGGCGGGTGTTGATCAGCAAGAGCGGGCTGACGCGGCTGGTGGACCGGATGGTCGCGGAGGGGCTGGTGCACCGCTGCCTCGACGACACGGACCGGCGCGGCCGGTGGGTGGAGCTGACGCCGGCAGGCTTCGAGCGGCTGCGCGACGCGGCTCCGCGGCACCTGCGCGGGGTGCGGCAGTACTTCACGAGCGAGCTGGACGAGGCAGCCGCAGCGACGCTGGCGGAGGTGCTGGGGCGGATCGCGGCGAAGGCGGAGCGGGAGCTGACCGCGCGGGAGCGGCAGCGGAGCCGTTGA